TTACCCCGAACTGCTCTCATATTTTGACAACAGAGCTTTAATTCGAGTTGTTTCTTCTACCGAGGCTTTGAAGAAAAGAAAACTATCATCGGCGAACAGCAATTGAGAGATGACAGGGGCTGTTGAACTTATTTTGCAACCATGGACCGTATTATTTGCAGACGCTTAATCCAACATATTTGACAATCCTTCTACACAAATAAGAAACAGATAAGGGGACAAAGCCCCTTGTCTTAACCCTCGTTTAGGAACTACTGGTCCAATCAAAGAACCGTTGAGACAGAATTGATAGGACACAGTTCTGACACACAAAAGCATCCAGTCGATCCACTTCTCCGAAAACTTCATGACTCTCGTTCTATGCTTCAGAAATTTCCAACTAACTCTATCGTAAACTTTAGTGATATCAAGCTTGAGAGCAACTTCCCCCTCGTTTCCTCTGTTTTTCAACCTCATGTGATGAATCATCTCGAAAGCAATGAGAACATTGTCAGTTATGCTCCGCCCTTGTACGAATGCTAATTGATTTTCTGATATTACTGCAGGCAGGATACATTTAAGTCTATTTGCCAAGACCTTAGCCAAGATTTTGTACAAAACATTGCAAAGTGCTATTGGACGGAGGTCACTCATTCTCGCTACATCTGGCTTTTTAGGGATGAGTACAACATTCGTATTGTTAATACCAGCAGGAAAGATCTTAGTATCCAACCAACCTTTGCAGTGCTTAAACACTTCCTGACCCATGACATTCCAAAATATGTGGAAGAATGCTGGATTTAAGCCATCCGGACCTGAGGCTTTGTCCGGATGCATCTATTTAACTGCTAACGTAAATTCCCCAAAGGTCAAATCCTCCACCAGTTGTGCATTATGTTCATCTGTGACTTGTCGAGGGCATTCCATATGTTCAAAATCATCTTCAGCCATAACCCCTGTGAATAGGTTCGAAAAATGGTTAAAAATAATATCTGCCATACCTTCCTGGTCTTTAATGCATACTCCATTGTTATCAAACAAATGATCAATGTGATTCAACTTTTTCCTTGCAGAAGCACTCGAATGAAAGAACATGGTATTTTCATCCCCCTCCGTTAGCCAAAACATCTTCGCTCTCTGTTTCCAATACGCTTCTTCCTGGTATAAAAGATCATTAAGATTACCTTTAGCAGTACGGTAAGCTTGCATACTATCATCATCTAGCCTGTCCACCAGATCATCCATGATTCTCTTTTGTTCTTTGACTTTCTCCCTGAATTTATGAAAGAATTTACGACCCCATTTGTCCATAAACGAAGATACTTCTATCAACTTGGGAAGCAAATGATACGCAGGGATATTCTTCCATGCTTCCGTTACTTCAGCAACAAAACTACTCTCCTTGAGCCACATATTTTCGAAACGAAATTGAAATTTTTGTTTACTGATGTCCACCTTTAACAGCACTAAGTTAATCGGATCATGATCTGAATGAGAGGTTTGAATCACTCTGAGATTGCATAATGGAAATTTAGTCCACCAGCTTGAAGAAGCAAAACCCCTGTCAAGCTTCTCTCCAACCCAGTTAGTGGAACCTCTGCTCTTCTCCCAAGTAAAGTTACCACCACAAAGATCTATCTCCGAAAGATGACGGTCTGTAATAGTCTCCCTGAAACCATTCAACAAATAGTTCGGATGAGGTACATTCCCTTGTTTATCTGATTCATACATCAGGTCATTAAAATCACCCATGATTAGCCACGGTAAAGAATCTAATCCAGATAATCTCCTAATCAAACTCCACGAATCCCTTCTCTTCGCCCTCTCTGGATAGCCATAAAAACAGGACATACGCCATGCATGGACATTATTCTCGAGCACAACAATATCAATATGATTACGAAAATAGTTTAAGATTTCACAGGTAAAGTTATTTTTCCACAAGACAGCTAGACCACCACTTCTTCCTACTCTATCTACTGAAAAACAAAAATCAAATCTTCTATCTTACTAGCAATAGATAATGTCTCCATAAGAAAAACAAAACTAGGTTTACAAGTCCTCAGCAGGTCTTTAAGGGCTCGAACTGTGCGAGGTGAATCAAGGCCTCGACAGTTCCAGCTTATGCAACTCATTTCGAGTGGCTAGCTTGCTGCTGTGCAAGCTTAGCCAAAATTGTAGTAGAAGACTCTGTATAATCAGATTGAGAAAATACAGACTCAATGTTAGTCACCTTGTTACTAATCTCGTTTGGGCTTTTAACAGCTTCGCTCCTCTGTCTTTTTCTTTCCTCGAATAAAAGCCCATCCATTTCCTCTTCTTCAGGCCCATTAGTTGGGCTACAGAATTTCCCTCCCTTCAAATTTGAAAAATGAGATGCCCCGCCTGTCTGCTCCGAAATTACAGCTTGATTAACTGATTTCCCTCTCATAGTCAACTGCATATCTGTAACACTCTTATTCTTAGGGAACGATTCCCCCGAAAATTGCTCCTTATGCTTATCCCATTCACCGTCGTTCTCATCCCGCAACCACCTACTTTTACTACCACCACCACCCCGTCGTGGAAGAGCTCGAAGCCACCCATTCCACTCATTCGTAATCTCTGTCCCCTCCCCTTCAAATTTCTTCTTACAGAATCTCTCTGTGTGCGATAACAGCCCAAATATAAAGCAGAAATCTCCCAGCTTTTCATACTTACAGTGAATTATCACTTCCGACTTATCTTTCTTGCAtatctttttctttctcttcagCGGTTTTCGAACGTCAACTCGTACCCTTAATCTCAAAAAGTCACGCCAAATACTGGAATTGTTGTTGGAGTCGTATTGAATAAAGGATCCAAAGAAATTACCCAGCTGTTTGCCAACTGCTTCTGACATATAGCCTACCGGAAGATCATGTATCTGTATCCAAAAATCCACTTCAAACAATGCCACCTTCGTTGGATCTTCCCCTGGCTTGATAACATTCAGAACAAGAAGTGCACTATCAAAAGACCATGGCCCCCCATTAACGACCCATTTAAGATCATCAATATGATAAAATTGAAACAAAAATAATCCAGGCTTTAGATCTTTGATCGTAATACCCATAGCAGGTCTCCATATATCCGCTAACTTGGTCTTCATCACCCTTACGTTGATACTCTTCTCTGTCAGGAACCTCCCTACTAAGCATAACTCAAACCTATTAATCTCCTCCTCGATCTCTTCATCAAAAACTAACTGCTCATTCTCCTCATCGTCAATGTCCAACCCTGCTAGTTGCATTTCTAAATCACTCGTTGATGCCATAATGACACCCCCTCACAATCTTGATTAAAGATAGGAGAGAAAAACTCACCCTCTCACAATCCTGTTAAGGATAGGAGAGAAAAACTGAGACTCACTATCTCATAAAATTTTGTTAGTTGACATTTTTATTTTGTAAACAACATATATGAGAATGTTGGACTTTTAATGTGAGAAACCACAAATGTTAGACGTCtgttattatatattatttaatttatcaGTATTAATTTCTCAGACTAGACTAGTCGAGAAGTTGTACCTCCATCGACACTGTTTTGACTTGCCGATATTACAACCATGATCACAGACACCGGATTATCTACAATCCATTTAATAAGACTTGGAAAAAGGGCAAGATGTCTATGTAATCAACATGAATGAAGGTAATCAACAACGAGAGAGAGGTCCAATTAAGAGGATGTGGCATTTCATTTGAAAAGGAAGTTCTTTCACAGGTTATGATCAATTAATGGGACTCGGCCGAAAAGTAATAACATGTGTAAAAAATCTATCTTATCAGGCGTCCAACCTTGGTTCAGAGTTCTCTACTTGCTTGTAGTTCTTCAATTTCAGTTTGCAAGCTGCATTGTTGGGATTGCATGTCACCTTCAATCCTTAGGCCTGCTTTATCTCCTCTTCTCCAAATGAGATATCATACTCCATGTACTTGCCAGCCCGCATTAAAACAATTTGTTGCATACTTTAACAAGAGTCTACAATATGCTCTCTTCGATATTAGTTTCTCATTTGGTCCGAGTTTAACTTCTCATACTTTGAAAGCTTCGCATATGAACCCGCCTCGAAGCATGCATTACCATTTTCCTTCTTTTTACCTCAGCGTTCAATTACTATGATTCCTTCTCCTAGAACTACCATATGACGTCTATAAGTAAGAACTAAACACCAAACAAAATATGGAATCCATTAGAATACAGAACTTACCTTGAGAAAAGAGAAAATCTCAATCTCATAGTAAGTCCCCGAGATAGGCGGAATCTAAGACAGCTCCTGCTGTGATCCAGATGAGCCAAAAGCACATTCAGGTGCAACTGTTAATAAGCCTGAATATTACTGGTTCTGCCCACATGTACCTCAAAATTAGGAAACAAGCAAAAAAACGCTAGCTAAATTTCAACTCAAGGCTAAGGTACAATTTACCACCATCTGTCTGAAACTCAAGAGTATCTTCATCACTGTTGTAGTGTTGTGACCCTTCTTAATAAACACAGTACCATCTTGTAGCTTCCCAATCCATTTCACTATGAGATGTCATGCATCAAAATTTACATCCATTTCACTACAAGATGTATATGCATCAAAATTTTGGAAATACACTTCGATAAAGCAAATAACTGGCTAGTATTAGTGGCACAATACTCACCTTTGATAATAGCTCTTTCGTTCTGCTTTCATTACCTCCCTCCTTCCCTCAAAACCTTTTTGGATTCACCTACATAAGTAACATCTTGCAGGGTACAAGCTCAAGCGCAATCTGCAGTGACACGTTTTGGTGGAACTGTAGCAGCAGCATTAAAAGCTAGTTGTACATTCTTCCCAAATCCATCTGAATGAGAAGAAAAACCAACATAAAAACATATTCTTTACAAATATCAGATATTTCCAAAAAGCTTATTGTGGCTTCAACGTGAGAAGGACCATTTCTCCTTTCATACTCTTACAACTTCAGCCAAGGTGGCATAGATGACCTTGAATAATTGCAAATTAGGTTCACTCCACACATACAATTAAATATGTATACACACAACCCATATTgcataattataattttataagaCGAGCAACAAAAAAAACATATTGGATAGTAAATTATACTGCATCAGACTTTGCACAAGTGACTGCACCAAAAATCAGAAATGTAGGCCATTTACCCCTGATTTAACAAACAGAAGCAAATCACATTTACAATAATCATATAGTAAAAACTGTTACATAATAAGCACAAATTAACtctaatattttttttatcatcTAACCTAACAAGAGTTTATACAGAATCTAGACAAACAAACCAATAGATTAGAAAACTAGATAAATGTCATACAATCAATAATATGATCCACAGATAAATGTGAATCATTTTAGCTTCTGAAACTAAAAAAATTACATTACACAGGATCTATATGCCCAAAACAGTAGAAGGTATTTAATTTTACCTACTGTACTAATGGTTCAAGCTTCTTTAGGAGTGGGAATTCTTCATCTTCTCATATGCAGATAAGAGCCGAAATAGGCTCCAAATCTGGCGGTGCCTGTTCTAGGAGTAATAAGAAATTGACACTACTTTTGAAGTCTATTTTACACTTATATAACGCAATCTGTTCAACAACAGTTTGGAAGTCTTCTCCTTACCATGCAATTCATCTTCCTGAAACCACCAAAGTTGTATAGCTTGACAGTCCTTGACACTCCCCTAAAAGAGTTTTATGTCAAGAAATAAGGTAGCAGAGAGTTAACATATCGAACACGACATCAGAACTCTTTTCGTTGCAAGATTACAAATCAAAATCAAATAACTACCTTCGATACAAGCTCTTTTTGTCTAATTAACCTAGAAAAAAAACATCAGTCACTGATTTACTCTCCCCAATTTATTTAACCCCTTAATCAAAAAACTAGTAGTGTATAATTTCAGTCCACGACCAAATCAAATCCATTACAAGGAATACACTAAAAAAATAGCTTCCATACCACAAAATACCTGCATCCGCTTTTGAATAACTTGACCAGAAATTTAGAAGCAATAAACCCAAAAGAAGCGGACCATTTTCTCTCCAAAAAATACAGCTAATTTAAAATAAGTGTCCTGATATATCATATTTTATAAAGAAATATAAATGTTCTCCATTGAATTTTTGAGAGGAAGTGCTGGAATCAGTAACTATAAAAACAAATGTAAAAACCTGTAATCCATTATATTTATGCAGGGAGGCAAAATGCCTGTGATCAAATACAATTTTATACAAGAGAAGAATAAAAATCTATAAAACCCTATTCTCGACTTACAAAATGCAATCCATTCAACAACATTTTGTAAGTATTCTCCTTCATCATATGATCCCTCTTCCTAAACTCATCAAGAAGTTGAAAAGCTTCATCACCCCTTCCCTCCCTACATAACCCTTCCAAAAGAGTTTTATACGTCAAGAAATCAGGCGGCATAGAATTACTCAACATATCAAACACAACATCAACACCAACATCAAACCTCTGTTCCATCGCAAGGCTGCAAATCAAAATCATATAACTACTCCCTTTCGGCACCAACCCTTTCTCCCTCATTTCCCCAAAAAACTCGAGTCCCTGACTAACCCTCCCCTTCTCACACAACCCCTTAATCAAATAACTATAAGTATACAAATTCGGTTCACACCCATACAACCCCATCTCACGAAACACCCTAATCGCCTCATCAACTTGTAAACACTTAGCAAAAGCCTTAATAATCAAATTCAAAACAAACGTATCAGGAATAATCCCTAACGCCTTCATTTGCTTATTCATCGACCTAACACTATGCAAATAACCATACGAAACATTAAGCCTATTAAACTTCCTCAACAAAGAATTCAACAACAACGAATAAGTCTCTAACGAAGGCTTAGCATTCTCCGATCTCCACATTTTCTTATAAACATCAAAAGCACGATTAAACAAAAATTTACGACCACAACAAAACTTAATAACCGAATTGTAAAGTTGAACACTACCGGGGCAAGCACCGGCAATGACTTCCTCAACTAAAGTTTCCGCTTGACGATACCGTTGAGCGGAAACGATAATGTGGAGCATGGTGAGATAAGTATCAGCATTGTGTTTGTAACGACGTTGTTGGGCAGTCCAACGGAAGATATCAAGAGCGAGATCAGGGTCTGATTGGGATTTCAAGGCGTGTTGGACGTCGAGCGGAGTGAATCCTGGTTTGAGCTTGTCGAGCCATGTTTCGAATTGTTTTTCAAGTGGGGTTCGAGTTTTAGGGTTAGGGTTAGGGTTTATTGGGGATTGGGGGTTTTGTGGGGCGGAGGAGTGAAGGCGAACTGAGAAAAGGGAAATTAGGGTTGAACGGTGTCGTTTGATTAGTACTGACATTGCCATGGATTTCGTATCTATTCCTAATCAATTGATTCTGAAATTTGAGACTGAGGGAGAAATGTTGGAGCTGAGTTACTGAAACTCCCGTTTAATGGTTCAGCTTCAGGGTCAAATTGACCTGACtatattcaaaattattttttaaaaattttaagaatttttttaggaatatcatttttttatttttttgagctaattttttatttttactatATGTACATTTGAGTTTAAGAAAATCCCAAAAAGAAGCATAAGAACTAGTTTAAATAGAGAAATGATAAAGTTATAAAAAAATTGTCCCAAAATAGATATCCAATGACAAGTGTCAAGACTTGATTGgtaataatttttataaatgatGGGTCAATTGTGCATTAATATGCGTTCATAAATTATAATTAGTCATGTGTTTCGGTAACATTCTAGAAAAATATTAGAAGTACAAAATTAGTTCacaaaataattataaaataacatATGTCAGATTTTTATTAACTAAATGTAAATGGATATCGTGCGAATACCAATTAAATTATATAATATCGCCACATCACCCCATCATATTACTTTGTAACAATTTTTTATAACTTCGTCACATCATCCCATCATATTACTTTATAACAATTTTTTATAACTTTTTTTATACCTCTAACATTAATGATTGGTTGAATGTATAATTGAAAGTGACAAAAAAATGTTATCATGAATAATGTAACAAAAATTATATTATTACCGGTACTGTGACAGATTTTGACACATTAGCTTACGACAAATTTTCTCCTCTCTTTTTTTGATACATTTTAATCGAGAAAATGAAATGTTATATTTTACATGCAGTGCGCAGAGTGTGAAACTGAACACAAACCAGAATAGAACTCATATTAGAAAAGTTGGTGCATTTTGGTCCTAAATATAAGGTAGATTATCGGTGGTCTTTAAGGAACTATGGCATCTACTTATTGTAATTGTGTTAACAATGCAAGTCATCTGATGCTATTATGCTAAGCTTATGCAAGTCATCTGGTACGATAGCTATGGTGGTGGTGCTTCATCTCTAAACGTCTCTCTCTTTTACTTTTTCCTTTTCCTCTGTTTTTTGTATGTTCTTGATATTATCATATTGTAATTAGTACAATATACTATATGGTTGCATGTATTTATTTGTCCTACAGTGTGTTCATATTAGTTGTATCTGTCTGAAACCTGCAAACTCATAAGTCATATCTCCACCCCCCTTCAATTTTAATATAAAGCTCATACCGTATCTTCTCTGTTTCTCATATATTGTTATGTTCATATTTTTATCCATCTCTAACGTCAAGTTACTGGTGGTTGATTGTTAAGGTCTATTATGCTATTTGAAATCGATATAAGATTCAAACCATTTGGGATGCATTATTGTGGGATCAGACTAATTTACGTGCTGTTGACATGATGATTTTTTTTTGCTGTTGTATTATTCAGCACGTCGAAGCTTCTGTTCCTACTCCCCAAAAAGAGGAGGTTCTGATAAAATTGGAGGCATGAAGCATAAATCCAGTAGATTTTAAGATACAGGGTGGGATGTTGCGTCCAGCCGTTCCCAGCAAATTTCCTTTTATTCCTGCTAAGTTGATTTCTGTTTGTTATTTAGTATTTGTTTCCCTTTCATCCTGTACTGCCACTGCACCTTTAACCAACGAGTGTATTTTAATTTCTACGTGAATCAATCGAGGCAGTAATTTCTTTGAATTTCTTGTTAATTTTACCTTCGTTTAGAGATGCTTTTAAATATGAATCCTAACTGAGCTATTTTTTTCTGTTGCTCAACTTCTGCACTCTCACCCTACTGGAGCAATTTTAAATCCTGTGACCTGTATAGCTTTGTATCTTTGTCGGAACAGTTACTGATGTAGCAGGAGAGGTAGTCGAGCTTGGATCTGACGTAAAAAAATTCAAAACTGGTGACAACGTTGTTGCGAAGCTTCAGGATTTGGTATGCTTTAATGATGTTTTATTTTGTTGCTTCCTTGCATATCGTATAATGGAGGCATCAGCATCACTATAAAGGGACTTGAATCAGAAGTCAGTACAAATAAAA
This sequence is a window from Apium graveolens cultivar Ventura chromosome 9, ASM990537v1, whole genome shotgun sequence. Protein-coding genes within it:
- the LOC141685909 gene encoding uncharacterized protein LOC141685909 yields the protein MSCFYGYPERAKRRDSWSLIRRLSGLDSLPWLIMGDFNDLMYESDKQGNVPHPNYLLNGFRETITDRHLSEIDLCGGNFTWEKSRGSTNWVGEKLDRGFASSSWWTKFPLCNLRVIQTSHSDHDPINLVLLKVDISKQKFQFRFENMWLKESSFVAEVTEAWKNIPAYHLLPKLIEVSSFMDKWGRKFFHKFREKVKEQKRIMDDLVDRLDDDSMQAYRTAKGNLNDLLYQEEAYWKQRAKMFWLTEGDENTMFFHSSASARKKLNHIDHLFDNNGVCIKDQEGMADIIFNHFSNLFTGVMAEDDFEHMECPRQVTDEHNAQLVEDLTFGEFTLAVK
- the LOC141683421 gene encoding uncharacterized protein LOC141683421: MASTSDLEMQLAGLDIDDEENEQLVFDEEIEEEINRFELCLVGRFLTEKSINVRVMKTKLADIWRPAMGITIKDLKPGLFLFQFYHIDDLKWVVNGGPWSFDSALLVLNVIKPGEDPTKVALFEVDFWIQIHDLPVGYMSEAVGKQLGNFFGSFIQYDSNNNSSIWRDFLRLRVRVDVRKPLKRKKKICKKDKSEVIIHCKYEKLGDFCFIFGLLSHTERFCKKKFEGEGTEITNEWNGWLRALPRRGGGGSKSRWLRDENDGEWDKHKEQFSGESFPKNKSVTDMQLTMRGKSVNQAVISEQTGGASHFSNLKGGKFCSPTNGPEEEEMDGLLFEERKRQRSEAVKSPNEISNKVTNIESVFSQSDYTESSTTILAKLAQQQASHSK
- the LOC141683423 gene encoding pentatricopeptide repeat-containing protein At3g25210, mitochondrial, yielding MAMSVLIKRHRSTLISLFSVRLHSSAPQNPQSPINPNPNPKTRTPLEKQFETWLDKLKPGFTPLDVQHALKSQSDPDLALDIFRWTAQQRRYKHNADTYLTMLHIIVSAQRYRQAETLVEEVIAGACPGSVQLYNSVIKFCCGRKFLFNRAFDVYKKMWRSENAKPSLETYSLLLNSLLRKFNRLNVSYGYLHSVRSMNKQMKALGIIPDTFVLNLIIKAFAKCLQVDEAIRVFREMGLYGCEPNLYTYSYLIKGLCEKGRVSQGLEFFGEMREKGLVPKGSSYMILICSLAMEQRFDVGVDVVFDMLSNSMPPDFLTYKTLLEGLCREGRGDEAFQLLDEFRKRDHMMKENTYKMLLNGLHFVSRE